The Meiothermus sp. QL-1 genome includes the window TTCTTTTTCGTGTAACCGGTGAAATCATCGAGGTCGATATTGCCGAATATTTTTGCACCGATACTTGATGTTTGGATGATTTTCGCCTTGGATTCTATCAAGCGATCGATCAACAGGTTCGTGAGCAGAAATCCCGCAAGGTGGTTCACCTGAAAGGTCTTTTCGAAGCCGTCCTTTGTCCTGGCCTTTTTGAACAAGCCGCCAGCATTATTGGCGAGCACATCAATGCGCGGATAAGCGGCGAGCAACTCGCTAGCCAGCCGGCGCACCTGTGCCAGCTCCGTAAAATCTGCCACGTGGTACGGAGCATTCAGCTCTCTAGCGACAGCAGCAGTCTTTTCAGGAGATCTGCCCACCACCACGACCTGCCAACCTTTTGCAGCAAGTTGACGGGCGGCTGCGGCACCTATGCCATCGCTAGCGCCTGTGATGACGATCACTTTGCTCACTCTCACTCTCCTTTTCACAGCGGTGAGGACAGTCCATACGGCCTAACGACTTGCGTTTCAGCGGCGGCGAGCCGTCCGCTGGAAACGCCTGTTGGGCGCAGACGCTCACCGCCGCAAAGCTCGCTCGCCTTCACGCGCCTTCCTCCAGCGCAGGCAGGGCGCATTCAACAAACCCATGCCCACGAATGTTGGGGCACAACTGCAGGCAAAAGACAACAACCTAAACACCCGACCCGCCGACCTTCCGCCGCCACAGCGGGCAAGGCGACGGCTGGCAAGCCAACCATCCCGACCCGAAGCCCGTCTCACTCACCGACGCCCCGCGCGGGAGCGGAAGCCCTGCGCCTTTCAAGCCTTCCTGCCGGCGTGGTTGCCCTTGCCGGCCAGCCCAATGCCCGGCCAATCCCGCTCGGCGACAGGATTCCGCTTGGGGGCCGTCGCGGGCGTTGACGGCAGGCAAGACGCCTTGGCCGCAACGTCCGTGGCCAACCGCCGCCCCCGCAGGCGACATCCTTTTGCAGGCAAGGCCACAGCAGGCAAGACCCATCCCCACTGCCCGCAGCGACAACGCACCCTGTAAACGTTCTCGAAACTCTTTCCACCTCTCTGCGCCCAACTAGTGATTAAATGTCACGCTGTCGTATAACACCCCGTATTAGGATGTTATCGGATATGTCGGATGTTCCTAATGACCCAAAAAGGTATTCGCCCAAAACTTCCCCCTTTCTCAACGAAGTTCGCAATGTTTTGAGGCTCAAGCATATGAGCCGACGCACGGAAACCTCGTATGTGTATTACATATTAGACTTCATACGCTTTCACGGCAAGCGCCATCCAAAGGAGATGGGCGTCGAGGAAATCCGGGCTTACCTATCCCATCTGGCTACCCAGAACAACGTGGCGGCCTCCACTCAAAATGTAGCCCTCTCAGCACTGCTCTTCCTGTACCGCCAGGTGCTGAAAGTCAACCTACCCGACATCGAGAACATTAAAAGGGCCAGGCGCTCTCGGCGGGTTCCGGTGGTGTTCACCCGTGACGAGGTAGAGCAGGTTTTATCTCGTGCGTCGGGCATCCACCATCTGATTTTGAGCCTGCTGTATGGAACCGGGATGCGCCTGTCCGAATGCCTGAGCCTGCGGGTGAAGGATTTGGATTTCGAGCGGCTGGAGGTTACAGTTCGGGATGGCAAGGGTGAGCAAGATCGGCGAACCATGCTCCCACGCAAACTGGTTCCGGCGCTCCATCGGCAGCTCGAGTACGCCCGGCGTATGCACCAGCTAGACCTGGAAGAAGGCTTCGGTGAGGTCGAGATGCCCTACGCCCTGGCTCGTAAATACCCCAACGCGGTCAAGGAGTGGGGCTGGCAGTATGTATTTCCTGCGGCTCATCGTTCAAAAGACCCCCGCACGGGGCGGGTAGGGCGGCATCATCTGCTCGAGCACGCCGTTCAACGCGCCATGAAAAAAGCCGTACGCGCAGCAGGTATTCACAAGCACGCCAGCGTCCATACCCTGCGCCACAGCTTCGCTACCCATCTGCTTGAATCGGGCTACGACATCCGCACGGTACAG containing:
- a CDS encoding SDR family NAD(P)-dependent oxidoreductase, with product MSKVIVITGASDGIGAAAARQLAAKGWQVVVVGRSPEKTAAVARELNAPYHVADFTELAQVRRLASELLAAYPRIDVLANNAGGLFKKARTKDGFEKTFQVNHLAGFLLTNLLIDRLIESKAKIIQTSSIGAKIFGNIDLDDFTGYTKKNPMNAYGDSKLANILFTKELHRRYHSKGISAVAFHPGNIISNFAHDYSIVQFIYRSPIMRPFCRLMLETPEDGGARLAWFAEGTPGKDWLSGEYYEKNKIPPKWKIHPQANDVQLAKELWERSEKLAGLPVKV